One genomic window of Opisthocomus hoazin isolate bOpiHoa1 chromosome 16, bOpiHoa1.hap1, whole genome shotgun sequence includes the following:
- the CAMTA1 gene encoding calmodulin-binding transcription activator 1 isoform X7, translating to MFHGIKWTCSNGNSSSGFSVEQLVQQILDSHQTKPQPRTHNCLCTGTLGAGSSVHHKCNSAKHRIISPKVEPRTGGYSAHSEVQNNDVSEGKNEHSHGKASSREKRNGKVAKPVLLHQNSTEVSSTNQVEVPDTTQNSPVSISSGLNSDPDMADSPAVTGVSSMAVASVMGSLSQSATVFMSEVTSEAVYTMSPTSGPNQHLLSSDAAAQGLVLAVSSDGHKFAFPTTGSSESLSMLPSTVSEELVLSTTLDGNRKIPETTMNFDPDCFLNNPKQGQTYGGGGMKSDSISTNIRQSPTTERSFNFNTALTKEIKTEDTSFEQQMSKEAFSSTSASNTLTLTTGSGLLPSGGGLSPSTTLEQMDFSAIDSNKDYSSSFNQTVQSPHVHQTPSPSFFLQDASKPLPLEQNTHNNLSDTSGSFVNTLGIPSVKTESSSQTTSNCNGTVETRIESTSSLQLMQFQANFQAMTAEAEVPMETSQQAEGNENLLKSGDLQACSTEHYLQPEANGGIRNGNNLPILQGNMVQGLYPVAHPSLNNSSNMELNLDHFDISFSNQFSDLINDFISVEGGSNALYGHQLVSGDSAGLSQPEDSNRATYNQTEMCIPCCSPQQANMQLSSTENGASTMAYMHVAEVVSAAAAQGTLGLLQQSGRLFMVTDYSPEWSYPEGGVKVLITGPWQEASNNYSCLFDQISVPASLIQPGVLRCYCPAHDTGLVTLQVAFNNQIISNSVVFEYKARALPTLPSSQHDWLSLDDNQFRMSILERLEQMERRMAEMTGSQQHKQGVGGGSSGSGNGGTQVQCVSGTGTLGSCFESRVVVVCEKMMSRACWAKSKHLIHSKTFRGMTLLHLAAAQGYATLIQTLIKWRTKHADSIDLELEVDPLNVDHFSCTPLMWACALGHMDAAVVLYKWDRRAISIPDSLGRLPLAIARSRGHVKLAECLEQLQRDDQTQLGQNPRIQCPSSTDSDTENWVSQWHSELIASQEPQKGVTVISSTNTELRRPRSEPSSYYSSETQKDYPAPKKHKLSPEYFQARQEKLLSTALSLEQPSIRKQNSSSKQSATETISPIEGIRDYGRELSQRVPEVTGFRGSGSQAGIKWNPKDIYIGVSAVQVAGTQKGAAMGKDTVAHRLRQRGQMNVLMMADREMVDAELLSYRDNAGDEDCLHHMDDLQVNMMTLAEHIIEATPDRIKRENFVPVEPPLVERTDSAAMSTTMSWLASYLADVDHLPSAAQIRSLYSEPLTPSSNTSLSPAGSPISEIAFEKPSLPSAADWSEFLSASTSEKVENEFAQLTLSDHEQRELYEAAKLVQTVFRKYKGRPLREQQEVAAAVIQRCYRKYKQLTWIALKYALYKKMTQAAILIQSKFRSYYEQKKFQQSRRAAMLIQQYYRSYKECGKRKQNRRAATIVQQKLRSSLLTKKQDQAARKIMRFLRRCRHSPLVDHRLYKRSERIEKGQGT from the exons GGGCAGGAAGCAGTGTGCATCACAAGTGTAACAGTGCCAAACATCGCATCATATCACCAAAGGTTGAACCAAGGACAGGTGGGTACAGCGCTCATTCAGAGGTACAAAATAACGATGTCTCTGAAGGCAAGAATGAGCACAGTCATGGCAAGGCCTCCAGTCGAGAGAAGAGGAACGGCAAAGTGGCAAAACCGGTGTTACTCCACCAAAACAGCACTGAGGTTTCTTCCACCAACCAAGTGGAGGTCCCTGACACAACCCAGAATTCTCCCGTGTCTATCAGCAGTGGATTAAATAGCGACCCGGATATGGCAGATAGCCCAGCCGTCACTGGTGTGTCCAGTATGGCTGTAGCATCAGTTATGGGAAGCTTGTCACAAAGTGCCACCGTATTTATGTCAGAAGTCACCAGTGAAGCTGTGTATACCATGTCACCCACCTCCGGCCCAAATCAACACCTTCTGTCCTCAGATGCAGCTGCACAAGGACTGGTACTTGCTGTGAGTTCAGATGGACACAAATTTGCTTTTCCAACAACTGGCAGTTCAGAGAGTTTGTCGATGCTACCCAGCACTGTCTCCGAGGAACTTGTGCTCTCCACAACCTTAGATGGAAATAGAAAAATTCCAGAAACCACCATGAATTTTGATCCAGACTGTTTTCTTAACAATCCCAAGCAAGGGCAGACTTATGGCGGAGGAGGTATGAAAAGTGACAGCATCAGTACTAACATAAGGCAGTCACCCACAACGGAACGTAGCTTCAACTTCAATACAGCCctcacaaaagaaattaaaactgagGACACGTCTTTTGAACAACAGATGTCCAAAGAAGCATTTTCTTCCACTTCTGCATCTAACACTCTCACCCTCACTACTGGTTCAGGTTTGCTTCCATCTGGAGGAGGTCTGAGCCCAAGTACCACCCTGGAGCAGATGGACTTCAGTGCCATTGACTCCAACAAGGACTATTCTTCCAGCTTCAATCAGACCGTCCAGAGCCCTCACGTTCATCAAACCCCTTCCCCCAGCTTCTTTCTGCAGGATGCCAGCAAACCGCTTCCCCTTGAGCAAAACACTCACAACAATTTGAGTGACACAAGTGGCTCATTTGTGAACACGTTAGGAATCCCCAGTGTGAAAACAGAGTCCTCGTCCCAAACCACTTCCAACTGTAACGGCACAGTGGAAACCAGAATAGAGTCCACCTCTTCTCTCCAGCTCATGCAGTTCCAAGCAAACTTCCAGGCTATGACTGCAGAAGCTGAAGTTCCCATGGAGACCTCCCAGCAGGCAGAAGGGAATGAAAATCTGCTTAAATCAGGGGATCTTCAAGCCTGCAGCACAGAACACTACTTGCAGCCTGAGGCCAATGGGGGTATCAGGAATGGGAACAATCTCCCGATTCTCCAAGGAAACATGGTACAAGGACTCTATCCTGTGGCCCATCCTAGCTTAAATAACTCCTCCAACATGGAGCTTAACTTGGACCACTTTGACATCTCCTTCAGCAATCAGTTTTCTGATCTAATTAATGATTTCATATCAGTAGAAGGTGGGAGCAATGCTCTCTATGGACACCAGCTTGTGTCAGGTGATAGTGCCGGACTGTCTCAGCCTGAAGACAGTAACAGAGCAACCTACAACCAGACTGAAATGTGCATTCCTTGCTGCAGTCCTCAGCAAGCCAAcatgcagctcagcagcacagagaaCGGAGCCAGCACGATGGCGTACATGCACGTGGCTGAGGTGGTCTCAGCCGCTGCAGCACAAGGCACTTTGGGGTTGCTACAGCAGAGTGGGCGCTTGTTCATGGTGACAGATTATTCACCAGAGTGGTCTTACCCTGAG GGAGGAGTAAAAGTCCTAATTACTGGTCCATGGCAGGAAGCCAGCAATAATTACAGCTGTCTGTTTGATCAAATCTCAGTGCCTGCATCTTTAATTCAGCCAGGGGTACTGCGCTGCTACTGCCCGG CTCATGACACTGGGCTCGTGACTTTGCAAGTTGCCTTCAACAATCAGATCATCTCCAATTCTGTGGTGTTTGAATATAAAGCCAGAGCTCTGCCaaccctgccttcctcccagcaTGACTGGCTGTCCTTGGATG ATAACCAGTTCAGGATGTCAATATTGGAGCGACTTGAGcagatggagaggagaatggCTGAAATGACAGGCTCCCAGCAGCACAAACAAGGAGTAGGAGGTGGGAGCAGTGGGAGTGGGAACGGAGGAACGCAGGTGCAG TGCGTTTCTGGGACTGGGACACTGGGCAGCTGCTTTGAGAGCCGTGTGGTGGTGGTGTGCGAGAAGATGATGAGTCGTGCTTGCTGGGCAAAGTCGAAACACTTGATCCATTCAAAGACTTTCCGAGGAATGACACTGCTCCACCTAGCCGCTGCCCAGGGCTATGCTACACTGATCCAGACCCTCATCAAATGGCG CACCAAACATGCAGACAGCATTGATCTGGAGCTGGAAGTTGACCCTTTGAATGTGGATCATTTCTCCTGCACTCCTCTG atgtggGCATGCGCCCTGGGCCACATGGATGCAGCCGTCGTGCTGTACAAGTGGGACCGCCGAGCCATCTCTATTCCTGACTCCCTTGGGAGACTGCCGCTGGCCATTGCCCGGTCTCGGGGCCATGTGAAGTTGGCGGAGTGCTTGGAGCAGCTACAGCGAGATGATCAAACTCAGCTTGGGCAGAACCCCAGGATTCAGTGCCCCTCGAGCACAGACTCCGACACAGAGAACTGGGTGTCCCAGTGGCACAGTGAGCTTATTGCCTCTCAGGAGCCTCAGAAGGGAGTCACTGTGATTTCCAGTACAAATACAG AGCTGAGACGACCAAGATCAGAACCTTCCAGCTACTACAGCAGTGAGACTCAGAAAGATTACCCTGCACCCAAAAAACATAAGCTGAGCCCTGAATATTTTCAAGCCCGGCAAGAGAAGCTACTTTCCACTGCGCTGAGCCTGGAACAGCCAAGCATCAGGAAGCAGAACTCTAGCTCCAAGCAATCCGCCACTGAGACAATCAGCCCCATTGAAGGGATAAGGGACTATGGTCGGGAGCTGTCCCAGCGCGTCCCAGAAGTTACTGGGTTCCGGGGCTCTGGCAGCCAAGCAGGCATCAAATGGAACCCAAAAGACATTTATATTGGTGTGTCCGCAGTGCAGGTGGCGGGGACCCAGAAGGGAGCTGCAATGGGGAAGGACACTGTAGCCCATCGGCTACGGCAGCGAGGGCAGATGAATGTGCTGATGATGGCTGACAGGGAGATGGTGGATGCAGAGCTCTTGTCCTATAGGGACAACGCAGGGGATGAGGACTGCTTACACCACATGGATGACTTGCAG GTGAACATGATGACACTTGCGGAGCACATTATTGAAGCTACGCCTGACAGGATCAAGCGGGAGAATTTTGTGCCAGTGGAGCCGCCACTGGTGGAGAGAACGGACAGTGCTGCCATGAGCACCACAATGAGCTGGCTGGCCAGTTACCTTGCTGATGTCGATCATCTGCCAAGTGCTGCACAGATAAG AAGTCTGTATAGTGAACCCCTGACCCCTTCTTCGAACACCAGCTTGAGCCCTGCAGGCTCACCAATCAGTGAAATAGCTTTTGAGAAACCCAGCCTTCCCTCGGCAGCAGACTGGTCTGAATTTCTGAGTGCGTCCACCAGCGAGAAGGTAGAAAATGAGTTTGCACAGTTAACTCTGTCTGATCATGAGCAGAGAGAACTCTATGAAGCTGCCAAACTCGTCCAGACAGTGTTCAGAAAGTATAAG GGTCGTCCTCTCCGGGAACAGCAAGAGGTGGCTGCTGCTGTTATTCAGCGTTGCTACCGAAAATACAAACAG CTTACTTGGATAGCCTTGAAG TATGCACTTTATAAAAAGATGACGCAAGCTGCCATTCTTATCCAGAGCAAATTCCGAAGTTATTATGAGCAGAAAAAATTCCAGCAGAGTCGACGAGCCGCGATGCTGATCCAGCAGTACTATCGCAGCTACAAAGAATGTGGGAAGAGGAAGCAAAACCGTCGGGCAGCCACCATTGTACAACAGAAACTGAG AAGCAGTCTGCTTACCAAGAAGCAGGATCAAGCTGCTCGCAAGATTATGCGGTTTTTACGACGCTGCCGCCACAG CCCACTGGTGGACCATAGGCTGTACAAAAGG
- the CAMTA1 gene encoding calmodulin-binding transcription activator 1 isoform X8, with product MSILERLEQMERRMAEMTGSQQHKQGVGGGSSGSGNGGTQVQCVSGTGTLGSCFESRVVVVCEKMMSRACWAKSKHLIHSKTFRGMTLLHLAAAQGYATLIQTLIKWRTKHADSIDLELEVDPLNVDHFSCTPLMWACALGHMDAAVVLYKWDRRAISIPDSLGRLPLAIARSRGHVKLAECLEQLQRDDQTQLGQNPRIQCPSSTDSDTENWVSQWHSELIASQEPQKGVTVISSTNTELRRPRSEPSSYYSSETQKDYPAPKKHKLSPEYFQARQEKLLSTALSLEQPSIRKQNSSSKQSATETISPIEGIRDYGRELSQRVPEVTGFRGSGSQAGIKWNPKDIYIGVSAVQVAGTQKGAAMGKDTVAHRLRQRGQMNVLMMADREMVDAELLSYRDNAGDEDCLHHMDDLQVNMMTLAEHIIEATPDRIKRENFVPVEPPLVERTDSAAMSTTMSWLASYLADVDHLPSAAQIRSLYSEPLTPSSNTSLSPAGSPISEIAFEKPSLPSAADWSEFLSASTSEKVENEFAQLTLSDHEQRELYEAAKLVQTVFRKYKGRPLREQQEVAAAVIQRCYRKYKQLTWIALKYALYKKMTQAAILIQSKFRSYYEQKKFQQSRRAAMLIQQYYRSYKECGKRKQNRRAATIVQQKLRSSLLTKKQDQAARKIMRFLRRCRHSPLVDHRLYKRSERIEKGQGT from the exons ATGTCAATATTGGAGCGACTTGAGcagatggagaggagaatggCTGAAATGACAGGCTCCCAGCAGCACAAACAAGGAGTAGGAGGTGGGAGCAGTGGGAGTGGGAACGGAGGAACGCAGGTGCAG TGCGTTTCTGGGACTGGGACACTGGGCAGCTGCTTTGAGAGCCGTGTGGTGGTGGTGTGCGAGAAGATGATGAGTCGTGCTTGCTGGGCAAAGTCGAAACACTTGATCCATTCAAAGACTTTCCGAGGAATGACACTGCTCCACCTAGCCGCTGCCCAGGGCTATGCTACACTGATCCAGACCCTCATCAAATGGCG CACCAAACATGCAGACAGCATTGATCTGGAGCTGGAAGTTGACCCTTTGAATGTGGATCATTTCTCCTGCACTCCTCTG atgtggGCATGCGCCCTGGGCCACATGGATGCAGCCGTCGTGCTGTACAAGTGGGACCGCCGAGCCATCTCTATTCCTGACTCCCTTGGGAGACTGCCGCTGGCCATTGCCCGGTCTCGGGGCCATGTGAAGTTGGCGGAGTGCTTGGAGCAGCTACAGCGAGATGATCAAACTCAGCTTGGGCAGAACCCCAGGATTCAGTGCCCCTCGAGCACAGACTCCGACACAGAGAACTGGGTGTCCCAGTGGCACAGTGAGCTTATTGCCTCTCAGGAGCCTCAGAAGGGAGTCACTGTGATTTCCAGTACAAATACAG AGCTGAGACGACCAAGATCAGAACCTTCCAGCTACTACAGCAGTGAGACTCAGAAAGATTACCCTGCACCCAAAAAACATAAGCTGAGCCCTGAATATTTTCAAGCCCGGCAAGAGAAGCTACTTTCCACTGCGCTGAGCCTGGAACAGCCAAGCATCAGGAAGCAGAACTCTAGCTCCAAGCAATCCGCCACTGAGACAATCAGCCCCATTGAAGGGATAAGGGACTATGGTCGGGAGCTGTCCCAGCGCGTCCCAGAAGTTACTGGGTTCCGGGGCTCTGGCAGCCAAGCAGGCATCAAATGGAACCCAAAAGACATTTATATTGGTGTGTCCGCAGTGCAGGTGGCGGGGACCCAGAAGGGAGCTGCAATGGGGAAGGACACTGTAGCCCATCGGCTACGGCAGCGAGGGCAGATGAATGTGCTGATGATGGCTGACAGGGAGATGGTGGATGCAGAGCTCTTGTCCTATAGGGACAACGCAGGGGATGAGGACTGCTTACACCACATGGATGACTTGCAG GTGAACATGATGACACTTGCGGAGCACATTATTGAAGCTACGCCTGACAGGATCAAGCGGGAGAATTTTGTGCCAGTGGAGCCGCCACTGGTGGAGAGAACGGACAGTGCTGCCATGAGCACCACAATGAGCTGGCTGGCCAGTTACCTTGCTGATGTCGATCATCTGCCAAGTGCTGCACAGATAAG AAGTCTGTATAGTGAACCCCTGACCCCTTCTTCGAACACCAGCTTGAGCCCTGCAGGCTCACCAATCAGTGAAATAGCTTTTGAGAAACCCAGCCTTCCCTCGGCAGCAGACTGGTCTGAATTTCTGAGTGCGTCCACCAGCGAGAAGGTAGAAAATGAGTTTGCACAGTTAACTCTGTCTGATCATGAGCAGAGAGAACTCTATGAAGCTGCCAAACTCGTCCAGACAGTGTTCAGAAAGTATAAG GGTCGTCCTCTCCGGGAACAGCAAGAGGTGGCTGCTGCTGTTATTCAGCGTTGCTACCGAAAATACAAACAG CTTACTTGGATAGCCTTGAAG TATGCACTTTATAAAAAGATGACGCAAGCTGCCATTCTTATCCAGAGCAAATTCCGAAGTTATTATGAGCAGAAAAAATTCCAGCAGAGTCGACGAGCCGCGATGCTGATCCAGCAGTACTATCGCAGCTACAAAGAATGTGGGAAGAGGAAGCAAAACCGTCGGGCAGCCACCATTGTACAACAGAAACTGAG AAGCAGTCTGCTTACCAAGAAGCAGGATCAAGCTGCTCGCAAGATTATGCGGTTTTTACGACGCTGCCGCCACAG CCCACTGGTGGACCATAGGCTGTACAAAAGG